The Lycium barbarum isolate Lr01 chromosome 9, ASM1917538v2, whole genome shotgun sequence genome has a segment encoding these proteins:
- the LOC132611554 gene encoding uncharacterized protein LOC132611554 → MVSKPTGLIASAAMVPISDLQSLQNDVKAMQVQLSSFVEDSGKRFETMETTQTHFQSQLDEVREANKKLDFIISNMGLASRAGSAPCTPPTTIQSSQPINTNSSLQSVPPGTSVCPVIQEIGGISGNKTPIQNTPFTPSTYPIGRGFTFPPAPVFNSPPIFQNHPYTPTASPLLPTPVDHTDSSLKNLKPKINFPEFDGTNPRGWLRKCEKFFELYHIPEHEKLNYTSIHVRDRVDVWLDSYIVNNRGRITWAKFCVEVCRRFGNVRPQDIVDEFNKIMQAGSVDQYQEKFEKLTSYMSIINPLLNEAHFVSSFISGLRPELKPLVKLANPLTIMDAYETAKVYEESFSALAYLVSPPRQPQYNSYPRNPSITYPRTQTNPKPPTLPTPNQPLRLTYPTQKPNPRAALKPNNLETLRTQGLCYKCHEKYFPGHQCKPKTLHAMEGVEGEPEPEVEEFSDVPETLEEPVEEQAEISINAILGLSNTSSPHKTIKIMGFVKKIPIIMLIDTGSTHSFVDPIVLKKLNKQAQFLSKTMKVVVANGQILTCDKICTGFNWKMQEEGFIFDIRVLKIGGCDMVLGMDWIDMIAPIILNTRPLSLSFLKEGKMITLLGMTRKQNISQVDSNELYKMLKSGICEIMAEMCIISQGHSSGGGNQAGSKIKALLTSFTDVFQEPTELPPARNCDHAIQLTQGAQPFNLRPYRYSFDQMNAIEGIIQDMLKAETVMPSQSPFASPALLVKKKDSTWRLCVDYRRLNSMTVKNKYPIPIIKDLLDELNGANVFSKIDLRAGYHQVRMKVSDEHKTAFRTHHGLWQFRVMPFGLTNAPATFQSLMNDVFQSQLRKFILVFFDDILIYSKNEEDHFKHLEVVLQVLRQHKLFAKQSKCDFAQSQIEYLGHIISGKGVSTDSRKIAAMVDWPQPSTLKELRGFLGLTGYYRKFIKNYAITSRPLTQLLKKEGFKWGPEASKAFEELKGAMTTAPVLALPDFNKPFVLEVDACNSGVGTVLMQERRPLAFMSQMLSKRHMGLSTYEKELIALLMAVDRWRHYLHPNHFIIKTDHFSLKFLQEQKINTCLQHKGLTKLMGLSYEIHYKKGVENLVADALSRRNETTEQAHFHVITQVLPCWIEEVLNSYKEDQNITQAITSISVDPNSNQNLSLQQGLLRYKGKVWVGNYGELRQQLVRTIHTSGLGGHSGVMATYQRVKAVFYWPAMIENIKKMVQECDVCQICKDE, encoded by the coding sequence ATGGTATCAAAGCCAACTGGGCTCATTGCTTCCGCCGCCATGGTTCCGATTTCAGATCTTCAGAGCTTGCAAAATGATGTGAAAGCCATGCAAGTCCAACTATCTTCATTTGTTGAAGATTCCGGGAAGAGGTTTGAAACAATGGAAACAACTCAGACTCACTTTCAATCACAGTTAGATGAGGTCCGAGAAGCTAATAAGAAGCTGGATTTTATCATCTCCAACATGGGATTGGCCTCACGAGCAGGTTCTGCCCCTTGCACACCACCAACCACCATTCAATCTTCTCAACCTATCAACACCAACAGCTCCTTGCAATCTGTTCCACCGGGAACTTCTGTTTGTCCAGTGATTCAAGAGATTGGAGGAATATCAGGTAACAAAACCCCGATTCAAAATACCCCTTTTACTCCTTCCACTTATCCTATAGGCAGAGGATTCACTTTTCCTCCTGCTCCAGTGTTCAATAGCCCTCCAATTTTTCAAAACCATCCTTACACACCTACTGCTTCTCCTCTTTTACCCACACCTGTAGACCACACTGATTCTTCTTTAAAAAATTTGAAGCCTAAAATTAATTTTCCAGAATTTGATGGAACCAATCCAAGGGGTTGGTTGAGGAAATGTGAGAAATTTTTTGAACTTTACCACATTCCTGAACATGAGAAGCTAAACTATACTTCTATTCATGTTAGGGATAGGGTAGATGTGTGGTTGGATAGTTATATAGTCAACAATAGAGGAAGGATAACATGGGCTAAATTTTGTGTTGAAGTCTGTAGGAGGTTTGGTAATGTAAGGCCTCAAGATATTGTGGATGAGTTTAATAAGATAATGCAGGCTGGCAGTGTTGATCAATATCAGGAAAAATTTGAGAAACTCACTAGTTACATGTCCATTATCAATCCCTTGTTGAATGAAGCTCATTTTGTGTCCAGTTTCATTAGTGGCTTAAGACCTGAGCTAAAACCTTTGGTGAAGTTAGCCAATCCCTTAACCATAATGGATGCATATGAAACTGCTAAAGTATATGAAGAATCTTTTTCAGCCTTAGCCTATCTTGTTTCCCCTCCCAGACAACCTCAATACAACTCTTACCCCAGAAATCCCTCAATTACCTATCCCAGAACCCAAACTAATCCCAAACCACCAACTTTACCAACCCCAAACCAGCCCTTAAGATTGACTTACCCCACTCAAAAACCAAACCCAAGAGCTGCCCTCAAACCAAACAACTTGGAGACTCTTAGAACTCAGGGACTTTGTTATAAATGTCATGAGAAGTACTTCCCCGGACATCAATGTAAACCTAAGACCCTTCATGCCATGGAAGGGGTGGAAGGTGAACCAGAACCGGAAGTTGAAGAGTTTAGTGATGTTCCAGAAACCTTGGAAGAGCCAGTGGAGGAACAAGCTGAAATATCAATCAATGCAATACTTGGCTTGTCTAATACTAGTAGTCCCCATAAGACCATCAAAATTATGGGATTTGTCAAAAAGATTCCAATAATTATGCTCATTGATACTGGTTCCACTCATTCATTTGTGGATCCTATTGTTCTTAAGAAGCTTAACAAACAGGCACAATTCTTGTCTAAAACAATGAAGGTAGTGGTAGCTAATGGACAAATCTTAACTTGTGATAAGATTTGTACTGGTTTTAATTGGAAAATGCAGGAGGAAGGGTTCATTTTTGACATCAGAGTGCTAAAAATTGGTGGTTGTGACATGGTACTAGGAATGGATTGGATTGACATGATTGCTCCAATCATTCTGAACACTAGACCCTTGAGTTTATCATTCTTGAAGGAAGGAAAAATGATCACTCTACTGGGAATGACAAGAAAACAAAACATATCTCAGGTGGATAGCAATGAATTATACAAGATGCTCAAGTCAGGCATCTGTGAGATTATGGCAGAAATGTGTATAATCAGTCAAGGTCATTCCTCAGGTGGTGGGAACCAAGCAGGTTCAAAGATAAAAGCACTGTTGACATCTTTCACTGATGTGTTTCAAGAACCAACTGAATTACCTCCTGCTAGAAACTGTGATCATGCTATTCAACTCACTCAAGGAGCTCAGCCTTTCAACCTAAGACCATACAGGTATTCCTTTGACCAAATGAATGCAATTGAGGGTATAATACAAGATATGCTTAAAGCTGAGACTGTAATGCCTAGTCAGTCCCCTTTTGCTTCACCTGCTCTATTGGTTAAAAAGAAAGATTCTACATGGAGGTTGTGTGTCGATTATAGAAGGCTAAATAGCATGACTGTTAAAAACAAATACCCTATCCCTATTATCAAAGATTTATTGGATGAGCTCAATGGAGCCAATGTTTTCTCAAAAATTGACCTTAGGGCAGGGTACCATCAAGTGAGAATGAAAGTCAGTGATGAACATAAAACTGCTTTTAGAACTCACCATGGTTTGTGGCAGTTTAGAgtaatgccttttggattaaCAAATGCTCCTGCTACTTTTCAGTCCCTTATGAATGATGTGTTTCAGTCTCAATTAAGGAAGTTCATACTTGTCTTTTTTGATGATATTTTAATATATAGTAAAAATGAGGAGGATCATTTCAAACATCTGGAAGTAGTACTGCAAGTTCTAAGGCAGCACAAGTTGTTTGCCAAACAAAGTAAATGTGACTTTGCTCAATCACAAATTGAGTATTTAGGACATATTATTTCTGGAAAGGGTGTAAGTACTGATTCCAGGAAAATTGCTGCTATGGTGGACTGGCCCCAACCATCTACACTCAAAGAACTAAGAGGATTCTTAGGATTGACCGGCTATTATAGAAAGTTTATCAAGAATTATGCAATCACAAGCAGGCCTCTAACTCAGTTGTTAAAAAAAGAAGGTTTCAAATGGGGACCTGAGGCCTCAAAAGCTTTTGAGGAACTGAAAGGAGCAATGACAACAGCTCCTGTTCTTGCATTACCGGATTTCAATAAACCATTTGTGCTAGAAGTGGATGCTTGTAATAGTGGCGTGGGTACTGTACTAATGCAAGAAAGGAGACCTTTGGCTTTCATGAGTCAAATGCTGAGCAAAAGGCATATGGGTCTGTCAACATATGAGAAGGAACTCATTGCCCTTCTGATGGCAGTGGACAGATGGAGACATTACCTTCACCCCAACCACTTCATCATCAAAACTGACCATTTTAGTTTAAAGTTTTTGCAGGAACAAAAGATCAATACTTGTTTACAACATAAAGGTTTGACAAAATTGATGGGGCTGAGCTATGAAATTCATTACAAAAAGGGAGTGGAAAATCTGGTTGCTGATGCATTATCCAGGAGAAATGAAACAACAGAACAAGCTCATTTCCATGTAATCACTCAAGTACTACCATGCTGGATTGAAGAGGTCCTCAACAGTTACAAAGAGGATCAGAATATCACTCAAGCCATTACTTCCATCAGTGTTGATCCCAACAGCAATCAGAATCTCAGTCTGCAACAAGGCTTATTGCGGTACAAGGGAAAGGTTTGGGTTGGCAACTATGGGGAGTTAAGGCAGCAACTAGTAAGGACCATTCACACTTCAGGATTAGGAGGTCACTCTGGAGTAATGGCTACTTATCAAAGAGTGAAGGCTGTGTTTTACTGGCCAGCTATGATTGAAAACATTAAGAAAATGGTGCAAGAATGTGATGTGTGCCAAATATGTAAAGATGAGTAG